A part of Vigna radiata var. radiata cultivar VC1973A chromosome 11, Vradiata_ver6, whole genome shotgun sequence genomic DNA contains:
- the LOC106777087 gene encoding ADP-ribosylation factor-like protein 8a codes for MGLWEAFLNWLRSLFFKQEMELSLIGLQNAGKTSLVNVVATGGYSEDMIPTVGFNMRKVTKGNVTIKLWDLGGQPRFRSMWERYCRAVSAIVYVVDAADADNLSISRSELHDLLSKPSLSGIPLLVLGNKIDKPGALSKQALTDQMELKSIVDREVCCFMISCKNSTNIDSVIDWLVKHSKSKS; via the exons ATGGGATTATGGGAAGCTTTTCTCAATTGGCTTCGCAG CCTATTCTTCAAGCAGGAGATGGAGTTATCTCTGATTGGACTTCAAAATGCTGGAAAGACTTCCCTTGTAAATGTAGTCGCT ACTGGTGGCTATAGTGAAGACATGATTCCTACT GTGGGATTCAATATGAGGAAAGTGACAAAAGGGAATGTGACAATAAAGTTATGGGATCTTGGTGGGCAGCCTAGGTTCCGCAGCATGTGGGAACGTTACTGTCGTGCGGTTTCTGCTATTGT TTATGTTGTTGATGCTGCCGATGCAGATAATCTTAGCATATCAAGAAGTGAGCTTCATGATTTGCTGAGCAAACCATCATTGAGTGGCATTCCTTTGTTGGTATTGGGGAACAAGATTGACAAACCGGGCGCTCTATCTAAGCAAGCGTTGACTGACCAAAT GGAATTGAAGTCAATCGTTGACAGGGAAGTTTGCTGCTTCATGATCTCGTGCAAAAACTCGACCAACATTGACTCTGTTATAGACTGGCTTGTAAAGCATTCCAAATCGAAGAGCTGA